In Paenibacillus sp. 1781tsa1, one DNA window encodes the following:
- a CDS encoding alpha-L-fucosidase, which translates to MDKKEYLQQIEATIANGKFKDNWSSLSAFQVPEWYPKAKFGIFIHWGLYSVPSYDSEWYSRNMYIQGSKAYEHHLAVYGPHKDFGYKDFIPMFRAEKFDADEWAALFKQAGAKYVMPVAEHHDGFQMYKSSISHYNTYEMGPKRDILGEMKVAYEKQGLTLCVSSHRAEHWFFMSHGKEFDSDIKEPLERGDFYWPAMPEPDHHDLYGSPPTEEYLEDWLIRCCELVDQYQPKVFYFDWWIQTVAFKPYLKKFAAYYYNKGEEWGEPVAINYKHEAYMFGSAVPDVERGQFADLKPYFWQTDTAVAKNSWCYTENNNYKTAEEIIRDLVDIVSKNGNLLLNIGPKADGSIPDEDRDILLSIGKWLEVNGEAIYDTTFWRTFGEGPTEVKEGQFTDGDTKIFTSEDIRFTIKESSLYATVLAYPDNGVTHIKSLKEGSHHFQGVIQDIQVLGYEEKPQWERTADALTITTTNVKSNAPVVFKIEID; encoded by the coding sequence TGGGGGCTGTATTCCGTCCCGTCTTATGATAGCGAATGGTATTCGCGAAATATGTATATCCAAGGCTCCAAGGCTTATGAACATCACCTTGCGGTGTATGGACCTCATAAGGATTTTGGCTATAAAGACTTCATTCCGATGTTTCGTGCAGAGAAGTTTGATGCCGATGAATGGGCAGCTTTATTTAAACAGGCCGGAGCCAAATATGTTATGCCTGTAGCTGAGCACCATGATGGTTTTCAGATGTACAAGAGCTCTATCTCTCACTATAACACATATGAAATGGGCCCCAAACGAGATATTCTGGGTGAGATGAAGGTTGCATATGAGAAGCAGGGCTTAACCTTATGTGTATCGTCTCACCGCGCCGAGCACTGGTTCTTCATGTCTCACGGAAAGGAGTTTGATTCAGATATCAAGGAACCCCTTGAGCGTGGGGATTTCTATTGGCCTGCCATGCCTGAGCCGGATCATCATGATCTGTATGGTTCTCCTCCAACTGAAGAGTATCTGGAAGACTGGTTGATTCGATGCTGTGAGCTGGTGGATCAATATCAGCCAAAGGTCTTCTATTTCGATTGGTGGATTCAGACGGTTGCATTCAAACCCTATCTCAAGAAATTTGCGGCCTATTATTATAACAAAGGTGAAGAATGGGGCGAGCCTGTAGCAATCAATTATAAACATGAGGCCTATATGTTTGGCAGTGCCGTTCCGGATGTGGAGCGCGGACAATTCGCTGATCTTAAGCCTTATTTCTGGCAAACGGATACGGCTGTCGCTAAAAACTCATGGTGTTATACGGAAAATAATAACTACAAAACGGCTGAGGAGATCATTCGGGATCTCGTCGATATTGTAAGCAAGAACGGAAATCTTCTGCTGAATATTGGCCCCAAAGCAGACGGCAGTATACCGGATGAAGATCGCGACATTTTGCTGAGCATCGGCAAGTGGCTTGAAGTGAATGGAGAAGCGATCTATGACACGACATTCTGGCGTACGTTTGGCGAGGGTCCAACCGAGGTGAAGGAAGGGCAGTTCACGGATGGAGATACGAAGATATTTACAAGTGAAGATATACGATTTACGATAAAAGAAAGCAGTCTGTATGCCACGGTTCTTGCCTACCCGGATAACGGAGTAACTCACATTAAATCGCTGAAGGAAGGTTCTCATCATTTCCAAGGCGTTATTCAAGACATTCAGGTACTTGGATATGAAGAAAAACCGCAATGGGAGAGAACTGCGGACGCTCTGACAATTACCACGACCAACGTCAAGAGTAATGCGCCTGTTGTTTTCAAAATTGAAATAGATTAA
- a CDS encoding exosporium glycoprotein BclB-related protein has product MKPKKRIRFGGNIFKKNRGGELDHKCFEKEAELLLKLIGELKGAIVQVFANATPHNISLLIEVLRKLLALIHHSDLKKGTRADLEAVLELTIVSVEAVPFSPISVATNLQQLLDVLLSVILQGNIDSAEKDQLVILIRATELAITTGLRNTGSQGPAGPAGPQGVPGPQGPTGAAGSQGGIGPAGAQGAAGATGATGSPGPAGGATGATGATGSTGAIGAAGVAGATGVTGNTGAAGVAGVTGPTGATGDPGLAGATGVTGVTGDTGATGIAGITGATGVTGSTGVTGATGSGAIIPFASGGPAILTTIAGGLVGTTSLIGFGSSATGVSILGGTIDLTGTVVGPLINFAFSVPRDGVITSIAAYFSTTAALALVGSTVTITAQLFSSPTPDNAFTAVPGAIVTLAPPLTGIIALGTISNGITTGLAIPVTAETRLLLVFSATATGLTLVNTVVGYASGGVNIT; this is encoded by the coding sequence ATGAAGCCAAAGAAACGTATAAGATTTGGTGGAAACATATTTAAGAAAAATAGAGGAGGAGAACTAGATCACAAGTGCTTTGAAAAAGAAGCCGAATTACTTCTTAAGCTGATTGGTGAGTTAAAAGGAGCGATTGTACAGGTTTTTGCCAATGCTACTCCGCACAATATTTCACTTCTGATTGAGGTACTGCGTAAATTACTGGCTCTGATTCATCATTCGGATTTGAAAAAGGGAACCAGGGCAGACCTCGAAGCTGTCTTGGAGCTTACCATTGTATCTGTAGAGGCTGTTCCATTCTCTCCAATTAGTGTGGCGACCAATTTGCAACAATTGCTGGATGTACTACTCTCTGTCATTTTACAGGGAAATATCGATTCGGCTGAGAAAGATCAACTGGTCATTTTGATCCGTGCGACCGAATTGGCGATCACAACAGGGCTTAGAAACACAGGGAGTCAAGGGCCGGCTGGACCTGCGGGTCCTCAGGGCGTACCTGGTCCACAAGGCCCGACAGGTGCTGCTGGTTCTCAGGGTGGTATAGGTCCTGCTGGTGCCCAGGGAGCAGCAGGTGCTACTGGAGCAACGGGTTCTCCTGGCCCAGCAGGTGGTGCAACTGGAGCGACAGGTGCAACGGGCAGCACAGGAGCTATTGGAGCAGCAGGCGTTGCAGGAGCCACGGGAGTCACAGGGAATACAGGAGCAGCCGGAGTTGCGGGAGTAACTGGGCCAACCGGAGCAACAGGTGACCCTGGTCTAGCGGGAGCGACGGGTGTGACAGGTGTAACAGGGGATACGGGAGCAACCGGAATTGCGGGAATAACTGGAGCTACTGGAGTAACTGGCAGCACTGGCGTAACAGGCGCTACGGGTTCGGGAGCTATTATACCGTTTGCTTCTGGCGGACCTGCTATATTAACAACAATTGCTGGTGGACTGGTAGGAACGACAAGTCTCATTGGTTTTGGAAGCTCGGCAACCGGTGTCAGCATTCTGGGTGGCACAATTGATTTAACAGGGACGGTTGTTGGCCCACTCATTAACTTTGCGTTCTCAGTCCCACGAGATGGCGTGATCACTTCCATTGCTGCCTATTTTAGTACCACAGCAGCGTTGGCCTTGGTCGGTTCAACGGTGACCATCACAGCGCAATTATTCAGTTCACCTACTCCGGATAATGCATTCACTGCGGTACCAGGGGCCATCGTTACACTGGCGCCGCCACTCACAGGTATCATTGCTTTGGGTACCATCTCCAATGGCATAACAACCGGATTGGCGATACCTGTGACAGCAGAGACACGTCTGCTGCTAGTGTTCTCCGCAACGGCGACGGGGCTTACTCTTGTGAATACTGTTGTTGGCTATGCAAGTGGTGGCGTGAATATTACATGA
- a CDS encoding S8 family peptidase, which translates to MIKINRLRKPISMGLSLLLAFSIIHPVSAENSTSSKLDMKSGLAKVSESKVNAKLTKEFEGSEYVTYLVKMKEQVDTAAVSKQALEKATIAKQTASATKLSVRNSVVSSLRETASRTQYPLETYLEKEVDLGKVKEYKSYFIVNSLAVTSTKEVMEQIALLPEVEKILPNETRYLQKAEVSKEPASAAPAKDAVQTPDKDASVGVKDKEPAAKDKLATENVEWNLDYINAPAVWDRGIDGTGIVVANLDSGVDYTHPALRSKWRGLDASGNIVDPELSWYDPHSNASLPADGDGHGTHTMGTMVGSEADGTNQIGVAPGAKWIGVRIFNPETTDAIILDGGQWLIAPVDAEGNLHPELAPDVVNNSWGGGAGLDEWFRPMVQAWRDAQIFPEFSAGNVRLGNPGGPGSVANPANYPESFATGATDINGNLASFSLLGPSPYGEIKPEVSAPGVNIRSAVPGGVYEGGWNGTSMAGPHTTALAALLLQANHSLTVDQLEQIITDTATPRTDSQYPTSPNNGYGHGIINALDAVGSVLEGIGTVSGRVVTAGDDLEEPVLEHTPVNSAFTGIDIPLTAHVTDNVAVVSVEAFAKTTGTNQYVYLPMNRITGDSKDGTYTATIPAFLIEPQGVEYYIRVNDYGNNGFDSQVYKVAVSNGVQPGYLQDFEEDQLGFTTGGTGSTWVWGAPSSGPGSAYSGDKVIATNLQGTYLANSNAYLLAPPIDLTESPEGALVSFKHWYDLENNIDFGKVYIASEDSDYVFEELLSFTGTGGDWKKQYIDLREYAGQQVFIKFNLTSDNSVQKAGWYIDDFAVEELDELAPGAPAGLTATADILGNVALSWTGPSDEDLESYIVYRSTTAGTGYESIGSTTGTTFTDTATVTDSTYYYTVAALDYSGNESDKSNEVSITVEVPEDIYIDHFDGSDDNGWTHSGTKDEWERGIPVTGPASAVSPPNVWATDLDNTYENGSNYSLVSPVIDLTDVSEGTLTFNHWYEIESGYDYGYVEVTKDGGTTWSELGKFSHSTNGKQWTPVFYDLEALTGNEVQFRFRLTSDNSVVKTGWFIDDFRVLGVAAETVTEDSAVVLNSDKPKPSYDNPWYKISRTDKAEFNKTKQQQPEVEKPGTGSVNPQSLPASATVTVLETGRSVKTDSATGKYSFTHVAGDYTLKAEAYGYYPRTQQVTITDGSGAKANFNLEAIPHGQIEGVVTDERTGQPLADASVLVVEDANVGEVRTGSDGSFVIQVLEGSYTLSIRAADYYSKTVTVTVPGNGTAEANVALKPFIGFPGEIAYDDGTAENARAFNAADNAWAVRMTPELETAQLTGASFRFWNTEWPVPGGTAFQYAVYDASGAGGAPGRQLAGPFDGTALRNDQWTTVEFPEPVIVTGDFYIVYVQSLAGTSAPGLATDEDGPNAGRSWQRVGGAWSTSPAEEGNYMIRAVVRYPVNAPVLTAPANTYTNQSTFTVSGTSPASGAQIKFYNGKDLAGTTTVANGKFSYGVKLRSGINAITAEAVVDGKTTDRSLPVVIILDQTKPQLTIVTPTQGDRINAEVVHVTGNVVEQFLDKLTVNGQTVQVGKDRSFSHRVLVNEGENTITITATDLAGNKTTVTRTVYVETALPELTNITPAEDVRITSGESVTVSFDSKPGLQASFRIQLPLNLNAQGAGEIPLVETEPGRYTGTYTTPSSLVLEGGVIVIRAQDAAGNKVEAEAAGRLFVSAAQEQSVPEPDSSPAETESNESSPPSVEGLQP; encoded by the coding sequence TTGATAAAGATTAATCGGTTACGCAAGCCCATCTCCATGGGGCTCTCGCTTCTCCTTGCATTTTCGATCATTCATCCGGTTTCAGCTGAAAACTCCACATCATCCAAATTGGATATGAAATCTGGACTTGCCAAAGTTTCGGAGTCGAAAGTAAACGCCAAGTTGACCAAAGAATTTGAAGGTAGTGAATATGTTACCTATCTGGTGAAAATGAAGGAACAGGTGGATACAGCAGCAGTCTCCAAGCAGGCCCTCGAAAAGGCGACCATCGCCAAACAAACGGCTTCAGCCACAAAGCTGTCCGTTCGGAATTCAGTCGTCAGCTCTCTGCGAGAAACGGCCTCACGTACACAATATCCATTGGAAACTTATCTGGAAAAGGAAGTTGACCTGGGCAAGGTCAAAGAATATAAAAGCTATTTTATTGTCAATTCACTGGCAGTAACGAGTACCAAAGAAGTCATGGAACAGATTGCGCTGCTGCCTGAGGTAGAGAAAATTCTGCCGAATGAGACACGATACTTACAGAAAGCCGAAGTGAGTAAAGAACCGGCGAGTGCGGCACCAGCCAAAGATGCTGTCCAAACGCCAGATAAAGACGCTTCAGTTGGAGTCAAAGATAAAGAGCCTGCTGCAAAGGACAAGCTTGCAACAGAGAACGTGGAATGGAACCTGGATTACATCAATGCGCCAGCCGTGTGGGATCGGGGCATCGATGGAACAGGGATTGTCGTTGCCAATCTCGACAGCGGTGTGGACTATACCCACCCTGCACTTCGCAGTAAATGGCGGGGACTAGATGCTTCGGGCAATATTGTTGATCCCGAACTGAGCTGGTATGATCCGCACAGTAATGCTTCACTTCCTGCGGACGGAGACGGGCATGGTACACACACGATGGGTACGATGGTTGGCTCCGAAGCAGATGGCACCAACCAGATTGGGGTTGCTCCTGGTGCAAAGTGGATTGGTGTACGAATATTCAATCCGGAAACAACAGATGCCATTATTCTGGATGGCGGACAATGGTTGATTGCTCCGGTGGATGCGGAAGGTAATCTGCACCCTGAACTTGCACCGGATGTCGTCAACAATTCATGGGGCGGAGGTGCAGGACTGGATGAATGGTTCCGGCCGATGGTGCAAGCCTGGCGTGATGCTCAGATTTTCCCGGAATTCTCTGCAGGAAATGTGAGACTGGGTAACCCGGGCGGACCTGGTTCTGTTGCTAACCCGGCCAACTATCCTGAAAGTTTTGCTACAGGAGCAACGGATATCAACGGAAATCTGGCTTCGTTCTCCCTGCTGGGCCCATCCCCGTATGGTGAGATCAAACCGGAAGTATCTGCCCCTGGTGTAAATATTCGTTCAGCAGTTCCGGGTGGTGTCTATGAGGGAGGCTGGAACGGAACGTCGATGGCAGGCCCGCATACCACTGCACTTGCTGCACTCCTGCTTCAGGCCAACCATTCCCTTACGGTGGATCAGCTGGAGCAGATCATTACAGATACGGCCACACCGAGAACAGACAGTCAGTATCCAACATCTCCTAATAACGGCTACGGTCACGGCATTATTAATGCGCTTGATGCGGTGGGTTCTGTACTCGAAGGAATCGGCACAGTATCAGGCAGAGTCGTTACAGCCGGAGATGATCTGGAAGAGCCGGTACTGGAACACACGCCTGTCAATTCAGCCTTTACAGGCATTGATATTCCATTAACGGCTCATGTGACAGATAACGTCGCGGTAGTCTCCGTCGAGGCTTTTGCCAAAACGACAGGTACCAACCAGTACGTCTATCTGCCGATGAATCGGATTACCGGAGATAGCAAAGATGGTACGTACACAGCAACCATTCCTGCCTTTCTAATTGAGCCACAAGGTGTGGAGTATTATATCCGCGTGAATGACTATGGCAATAACGGATTCGATAGTCAGGTATACAAGGTGGCTGTCTCCAATGGTGTTCAACCCGGATATCTTCAGGATTTTGAAGAAGATCAGCTGGGCTTCACCACTGGCGGTACGGGAAGTACATGGGTATGGGGAGCACCAAGCAGTGGTCCTGGAAGTGCATACTCCGGTGACAAGGTGATTGCAACCAACCTGCAAGGGACTTATCTGGCGAATAGTAACGCATATCTGCTTGCGCCACCAATTGATCTCACCGAGAGTCCAGAAGGTGCGTTAGTATCTTTCAAACACTGGTATGATCTGGAGAATAACATCGACTTTGGCAAGGTATATATCGCTTCCGAGGACAGCGACTATGTGTTCGAAGAGTTGTTAAGCTTCACGGGTACGGGTGGTGACTGGAAGAAACAATATATTGACCTACGCGAATACGCGGGACAGCAGGTATTTATTAAATTTAATCTGACCAGTGATAACTCGGTGCAAAAGGCTGGTTGGTACATCGATGATTTCGCAGTTGAAGAATTGGATGAACTTGCACCAGGAGCTCCTGCGGGATTGACTGCAACCGCTGATATTCTGGGCAACGTAGCCTTGAGCTGGACTGGACCGAGCGATGAGGATCTCGAATCCTATATCGTATATCGCTCCACAACAGCAGGTACAGGTTATGAATCCATTGGAAGTACAACAGGAACAACGTTTACGGATACAGCTACAGTTACGGATTCGACCTATTACTATACCGTTGCGGCACTAGATTATAGTGGCAATGAAAGCGACAAGTCGAATGAGGTCTCCATTACCGTGGAAGTGCCTGAGGATATCTACATCGATCACTTCGACGGCAGTGATGATAATGGCTGGACTCATTCGGGAACCAAAGATGAGTGGGAACGTGGAATTCCGGTAACGGGACCTGCCAGCGCGGTTTCTCCGCCAAATGTCTGGGCGACTGATCTCGACAATACGTACGAAAATGGCTCCAACTATTCGCTCGTATCTCCGGTCATTGATTTGACTGATGTGTCCGAAGGAACACTCACGTTTAATCATTGGTACGAGATTGAGAGTGGATACGATTATGGATATGTGGAAGTCACCAAAGATGGTGGCACAACATGGTCCGAACTTGGCAAATTCTCACATAGTACAAACGGTAAACAATGGACACCGGTATTTTATGACCTGGAGGCACTTACCGGCAATGAAGTACAATTCCGGTTCCGTCTGACCTCAGACAACAGTGTTGTGAAGACAGGCTGGTTCATTGATGATTTCCGGGTACTGGGTGTTGCTGCGGAGACAGTAACCGAGGACAGTGCGGTTGTACTTAACAGTGACAAACCGAAACCGTCCTATGATAACCCATGGTACAAAATTTCGCGGACAGACAAAGCGGAATTTAACAAAACGAAACAGCAACAACCGGAAGTTGAAAAACCAGGAACAGGTTCGGTTAATCCGCAAAGCCTGCCTGCAAGTGCAACGGTTACCGTATTGGAAACCGGACGTTCGGTAAAGACGGATTCGGCTACAGGCAAGTATAGCTTCACACACGTAGCAGGGGATTACACGTTAAAAGCTGAGGCATATGGATATTATCCTCGAACTCAGCAGGTAACGATCACCGATGGCAGTGGAGCCAAAGCCAACTTTAATCTGGAAGCAATCCCGCATGGACAGATTGAAGGTGTAGTAACGGATGAGCGGACAGGACAACCATTGGCTGATGCTTCCGTTCTCGTGGTGGAAGATGCCAATGTAGGTGAAGTTCGCACGGGTTCAGATGGCAGCTTCGTTATTCAGGTATTAGAAGGAAGCTACACTCTATCCATCCGGGCGGCTGATTATTACAGTAAAACCGTCACTGTGACTGTACCTGGTAATGGTACGGCAGAGGCGAATGTTGCCTTGAAGCCGTTCATCGGTTTCCCTGGAGAAATTGCTTATGATGATGGAACAGCAGAGAACGCACGAGCTTTTAACGCTGCGGATAATGCTTGGGCAGTTCGAATGACACCAGAGCTGGAGACCGCTCAACTGACAGGTGCATCGTTCCGATTCTGGAACACCGAATGGCCTGTACCTGGAGGCACAGCGTTCCAATATGCAGTATATGATGCATCGGGTGCGGGCGGAGCTCCGGGACGACAACTGGCTGGACCATTTGACGGTACTGCACTTCGTAACGATCAATGGACAACTGTTGAATTCCCGGAACCAGTCATTGTAACGGGTGATTTCTATATCGTATATGTACAGAGTTTAGCTGGAACTAGTGCTCCGGGACTCGCTACCGATGAGGATGGTCCAAATGCAGGTCGAAGCTGGCAGCGAGTAGGTGGAGCGTGGAGCACTTCACCTGCAGAAGAAGGCAACTACATGATTCGTGCAGTTGTGAGATATCCGGTAAATGCACCTGTGCTCACAGCACCTGCGAACACGTATACGAATCAATCAACATTCACCGTGTCGGGAACGTCTCCGGCATCCGGCGCTCAGATCAAGTTTTACAACGGCAAAGATCTCGCTGGCACTACAACTGTTGCAAATGGGAAGTTCTCATACGGTGTGAAACTCCGTTCTGGCATCAATGCGATTACTGCCGAGGCAGTGGTGGACGGAAAAACAACCGACCGTTCACTGCCGGTTGTCATCATTTTGGATCAGACCAAACCGCAGTTGACCATTGTTACGCCAACTCAAGGAGATCGCATCAATGCGGAAGTTGTTCACGTAACGGGTAATGTCGTGGAACAATTCCTCGATAAGTTGACTGTTAACGGACAAACCGTACAAGTGGGCAAAGACAGAAGCTTCAGTCATCGCGTATTGGTTAACGAAGGCGAGAACACGATTACCATTACAGCAACCGATCTCGCTGGCAACAAAACAACGGTAACCCGCACCGTATACGTGGAAACGGCGTTGCCAGAACTTACGAATATTACGCCAGCTGAGGATGTTCGCATCACATCAGGAGAAAGTGTCACCGTATCTTTTGACAGTAAACCTGGTCTGCAAGCATCTTTCCGGATTCAGTTACCGCTGAATCTGAATGCCCAAGGGGCAGGAGAGATTCCATTAGTGGAGACTGAACCGGGTCGTTACACGGGTACGTACACAACACCTTCATCCCTTGTTCTTGAGGGGGGAGTCATTGTGATTCGCGCTCAGGATGCAGCAGGCAACAAAGTAGAGGCGGAAGCAGCTGGACGATTGTTCGTCAGTGCAGCACAAGAACAATCCGTTCCAGAACCAGATTCGAGCCCAGCGGAGACGGAATCGAATGAATCTAGTCCACCGTCTGTTGAGGGTCTGCAACCTTAA
- a CDS encoding YheC/YheD family protein, whose protein sequence is MGVDTVQRSQPLRSKWLKTKMLLNNSAIKPFIPDTQRYSQSNLKSMLGKYRMVYIKPEIGTFGMGVIKAEMDNHHFAYQIHQKRLTFNSFESFHRSLTHLVKHKSYLIQRGIHLLQHHNRRFDIRVMVQLNPGQKWEATGVIGRLGHPKKIVTNYHSGAKPMSIHTLLKSHASEKRINELIQEMNCLGIDIARYMSKKYTRLKSIGVDIGLDRSLTPWIIEVNAKPDPYIFNQLKDKTMYRKVIRYYRQSTNK, encoded by the coding sequence GTGGGAGTTGATACAGTACAACGATCCCAACCGCTACGAAGTAAATGGCTCAAAACCAAAATGTTGCTGAATAACTCGGCGATCAAACCATTTATCCCCGATACACAGCGATATAGTCAATCGAACCTGAAGTCCATGCTGGGGAAATATAGAATGGTATATATCAAACCTGAGATAGGCACCTTTGGAATGGGAGTCATTAAAGCTGAGATGGACAATCATCATTTTGCCTACCAGATCCATCAAAAGCGTCTGACGTTCAACAGTTTCGAGTCGTTCCATCGAAGTCTGACCCATCTGGTTAAGCATAAGAGCTATCTCATTCAGCGAGGTATTCATCTTTTGCAACATCACAACAGACGCTTTGATATACGGGTAATGGTCCAGTTGAATCCCGGGCAGAAATGGGAAGCGACGGGGGTCATCGGAAGACTGGGTCATCCGAAGAAAATCGTGACCAACTATCATAGTGGTGCCAAGCCAATGAGCATTCACACGTTGCTGAAATCCCATGCTTCTGAGAAGCGGATTAATGAATTGATCCAGGAGATGAACTGCTTGGGCATTGACATAGCTCGATACATGAGTAAGAAGTATACGCGGTTGAAGAGCATTGGGGTCGATATCGGGCTTGATCGAAGTCTGACTCCATGGATTATTGAGGTGAATGCGAAGCCAGATCCCTATATATTCAATCAGTTAAAGGACAAGACGATGTATCGTAAGGTGATTCGATATTATCGTCAGTCCACCAACAAATGA
- a CDS encoding GntR family transcriptional regulator — protein sequence MFVLGKDSASKPMYEQIFESLRERIQLHQYQVGERVPSEKELCDEFGVSRITTKKALEMLASEQLIVRQPGRGSFVADTADVLQERPNRSAPRAAVKDPEKKLLIGLVITNFSDMYGTELLYGMEEASREHDCFLVLRRSFGIPEQEERSIQELLELGVDGLIIFPAQGEYFSDEILKLVVNKFPFVLIDRYLKGIPASSVSTDNVGAAREGMNYLFHLGHRHIAFLTQPPANTTPIEERIEGIIEAHHDQGVLVNRELWLESFLSTLPSVFDPQVEIRDVETLVEHLQKYPQITALFAAEYHIALLAEQAADQLGLRIPEDLSIICFDSPNAAEGSRVTHMRQSQFDMGKQAFEMVLQSMQNNEMAVNRVVLPARLVKGKSTSTLKQKG from the coding sequence GTGTTTGTATTGGGGAAAGACTCGGCATCCAAGCCGATGTATGAACAGATCTTTGAATCTTTGCGCGAACGGATACAGCTTCATCAATATCAAGTGGGTGAGCGTGTTCCTTCAGAGAAGGAATTATGTGATGAATTCGGAGTGAGCCGGATTACAACTAAAAAAGCGCTTGAGATGCTGGCGAGTGAACAATTAATTGTTCGTCAGCCGGGACGGGGTTCTTTTGTAGCCGACACAGCAGATGTGTTACAAGAAAGACCTAACAGATCTGCTCCGCGTGCTGCGGTTAAAGATCCGGAGAAGAAGCTGCTCATTGGTCTGGTCATTACCAACTTCAGTGATATGTATGGTACAGAACTGTTATATGGCATGGAAGAAGCTTCACGAGAACATGATTGTTTTCTCGTACTTAGACGATCCTTCGGGATTCCCGAGCAGGAGGAACGCAGCATTCAGGAACTGCTGGAACTGGGTGTGGACGGATTGATTATTTTCCCGGCACAGGGTGAATATTTCAGTGATGAGATTCTTAAACTGGTCGTGAACAAATTCCCGTTTGTCTTGATTGACCGGTATCTGAAAGGCATTCCAGCTTCTTCGGTAAGTACGGATAACGTAGGCGCGGCGAGAGAAGGGATGAATTATCTGTTCCACCTTGGTCATCGACACATCGCTTTTCTGACACAGCCTCCGGCGAACACCACACCGATTGAAGAACGAATTGAAGGGATTATTGAGGCACATCATGATCAAGGTGTACTGGTGAACAGGGAATTGTGGTTAGAATCTTTTCTTTCGACATTGCCTAGTGTGTTCGATCCTCAAGTCGAGATCCGCGATGTGGAGACACTGGTGGAACATTTACAGAAATACCCGCAGATTACTGCACTCTTTGCTGCGGAGTACCATATTGCTTTGCTTGCAGAACAGGCAGCCGATCAGCTTGGTCTGAGGATTCCGGAAGATTTGTCCATCATTTGTTTTGATAGTCCAAACGCTGCCGAAGGAAGCCGTGTAACACATATGCGACAGAGCCAGTTTGATATGGGGAAACAGGCATTCGAGATGGTGCTTCAAAGTATGCAGAACAACGAAATGGCAGTGAACAGAGTTGTTTTGCCTGCGCGCTTGGTGAAGGGGAAATCAACGAGTACGCTGAAACAAAAGGGTTAA